One Bacteroidota bacterium genomic window carries:
- a CDS encoding DNA primase, translating to MINRETVDRIFATADIVEVISDFVKLKKSGTNYKGLSPFSSEKTPSFFVSPSKGIFKCFSSGLGGNSVKFLMEHERLSYPEALKYLAKKYNIEIVEKELTSEDVKERNERESLLAATDFARNQFTEWLWKRDEGKAIGLAYFKERGFRESTIEKFQLGYSLEARDAFTNLALEKGYKLEYLLKTGLSIEKNNYRFDRFSGRVIFPIHSLSGQVVGFGGRVLKKDEKTAKYLNSPESEIYHKSHLLYGLYYARQAIIKHDSCFLVEGYTDVISLHQAGIENVVASSGTALSAEQIRLIKRFTKNITVLYDGDEAGIKASLRGIDLILEEGMNVKVLLLPEGEDPDSFARSHSHTEFFEFIEKNESDFIRFKTRLLIKDAENDPIKRARLISEIVKTIAVIPDSIVRSVYLRECSKLMDIEEKILYDETYKIRRTKYQEQERRYKPTQPQNASVQQSGEIVLNLGHEFKHEYDIMRVLLNFGNSELLIGEESVSVAQYVVNELREDSLEFLHPVYRRIFETITGWVDRKMRIDNNYLVMNEDIEITSTAVEMMTTSYDEQMSVLWSKHDVKLETEEMKLKSIVPELVTSFKNKKLHLLLSETQDEIQSAQDRHDRESIELLMQKFTLLNELKKSISKELGDRIIL from the coding sequence ATGATAAATCGCGAAACCGTTGATCGAATTTTTGCCACTGCCGATATTGTTGAGGTAATCAGCGATTTTGTGAAACTTAAAAAATCGGGCACTAACTACAAGGGACTAAGTCCTTTTTCGAGCGAGAAAACACCCTCGTTTTTTGTAAGCCCTTCGAAAGGAATTTTTAAATGTTTTAGTTCCGGATTGGGTGGCAATTCGGTCAAGTTTTTAATGGAGCACGAAAGGCTTTCGTACCCCGAAGCGCTTAAATACCTCGCGAAAAAATACAACATCGAGATTGTTGAAAAGGAACTTACTTCGGAGGATGTAAAGGAACGAAACGAGCGTGAAAGCCTATTGGCTGCTACTGATTTTGCCCGCAATCAGTTTACCGAATGGCTTTGGAAGCGCGACGAAGGAAAAGCCATCGGGTTGGCTTATTTTAAGGAACGTGGATTTAGGGAAAGTACCATCGAAAAATTTCAGCTGGGCTATTCGCTCGAAGCCCGCGATGCCTTTACCAATCTTGCACTTGAAAAAGGATACAAGCTCGAATACCTCCTAAAAACAGGTTTGTCGATCGAAAAAAATAATTACCGTTTCGACCGGTTTTCGGGCCGTGTAATTTTTCCAATACATAGTTTATCTGGGCAGGTTGTTGGTTTCGGCGGACGTGTACTCAAGAAAGACGAAAAAACAGCCAAGTACCTCAATTCGCCCGAATCGGAAATATACCATAAAAGTCACCTGCTTTATGGTTTGTATTATGCCCGCCAAGCCATTATCAAACACGACAGTTGTTTTTTGGTCGAGGGTTATACCGATGTCATCAGTCTGCACCAGGCAGGTATCGAAAACGTAGTAGCCTCGTCGGGTACTGCCCTTAGCGCCGAGCAGATAAGGCTGATTAAACGGTTTACAAAAAACATAACAGTGCTTTACGATGGCGATGAGGCGGGCATCAAGGCCTCTTTGCGGGGTATCGACCTCATACTCGAAGAAGGCATGAACGTTAAAGTACTGCTCTTGCCCGAAGGCGAAGATCCCGATTCCTTTGCCCGCTCCCATAGCCATACCGAGTTTTTTGAGTTTATCGAAAAGAACGAAAGCGATTTTATTCGCTTTAAAACCCGTTTATTGATAAAGGATGCTGAGAACGATCCGATTAAACGGGCACGACTTATCAGCGAAATTGTAAAGACCATTGCCGTGATCCCCGATTCCATAGTGCGCAGCGTGTATTTGCGTGAGTGCAGCAAACTTATGGATATCGAGGAGAAAATTCTTTACGACGAAACTTATAAAATTCGCCGCACTAAATACCAGGAACAGGAAAGACGGTACAAACCCACCCAACCCCAAAATGCTTCTGTTCAGCAATCGGGCGAGATTGTACTTAACCTGGGTCATGAGTTTAAGCATGAGTACGACATTATGCGAGTATTGCTGAATTTCGGAAACAGCGAACTACTGATTGGTGAAGAATCAGTGAGCGTGGCACAATACGTGGTGAATGAACTTCGTGAAGACAGCCTCGAATTTCTTCATCCGGTTTATCGGCGAATTTTCGAAACAATAACCGGCTGGGTCGACCGCAAAATGCGCATCGATAACAATTACCTGGTAATGAACGAAGACATCGAAATTACCTCGACCGCCGTTGAAATGATGACTACCAGCTACGATGAGCAGATGAGTGTACTATGGAGCAAGCACGATGTAAAGCTGGAAACGGAAGAGATGAAACTAAAAAGTATCGTGCCGGAATTAGTGACTTCCTTTAAAAATAAAAAACTCCATCTCCTGCTTTCCGAAACACAAGACGAAATTCAGAGTGCCCAGGACAGGCACGACCGGGAATCGATTGAATTATTAATGCAAAAATTTACCTTGCTTAACGAGCTAAAGAAAAGCATTAGTAAAGAGTTGGGCGATAGGATTATTTTATAG